One Novipirellula galeiformis DNA segment encodes these proteins:
- a CDS encoding YdcF family protein, which yields MNHPIENASNGAPADACPQDRASFVRTTLVGIAVGAAFNLLIVVWTWVQNDAGLAARAATALVMPIGLLWTLTLIACLVCFGQGFRRIGILFAMLFLFLSITGNGSVADASMSGIEWRRTDLETLPAPLRCVVVLGGGVGIAYDGVPELGMAGQRIMFTAQLWHAGKTQSVLCTGGSPLSPIPPAAAGRMLLESIAVPSDKIFESPGDNTSEEMKNLAAFFASPPTDFPSEGKIGLVTSASHMKRAMRLAAANGLSFIPLPCGFETSLDYDFSPRELIPSAGAMDSLGRSIKERLARIVKR from the coding sequence ATGAACCACCCCATCGAGAATGCCTCAAACGGTGCCCCTGCGGACGCATGCCCTCAGGACCGAGCCTCCTTTGTGCGCACCACGTTGGTAGGAATCGCCGTCGGCGCTGCCTTCAACCTCCTCATCGTGGTCTGGACTTGGGTGCAAAACGACGCAGGGTTGGCCGCCCGCGCTGCCACCGCATTGGTCATGCCGATAGGGCTACTGTGGACACTCACGTTGATCGCATGCCTAGTTTGTTTTGGCCAAGGTTTCCGACGCATCGGAATTCTTTTTGCAATGCTCTTCTTGTTCCTCTCCATTACCGGCAATGGATCCGTAGCCGATGCGAGTATGAGCGGCATTGAATGGCGGCGCACGGACCTCGAGACTCTGCCCGCCCCATTGCGCTGCGTCGTGGTGCTCGGCGGCGGAGTCGGAATCGCCTACGACGGAGTCCCTGAACTTGGCATGGCGGGACAACGCATCATGTTCACGGCCCAACTTTGGCATGCCGGGAAAACGCAAAGCGTCCTGTGCACGGGCGGTTCACCGCTGAGCCCGATTCCGCCCGCCGCAGCCGGTCGTATGCTGCTCGAATCGATTGCCGTACCGAGCGACAAAATTTTCGAGTCCCCTGGCGACAACACGTCCGAGGAGATGAAAAATTTGGCGGCGTTCTTTGCATCGCCGCCGACTGATTTTCCGAGCGAAGGGAAAATCGGCTTGGTGACCAGCGCGTCTCATATGAAGCGAGCGATGCGGCTAGCCGCCGCCAATGGCCTGAGCTTTATCCCGCTGCCATGCGGCTTTGAAACCAGTTTGGATTACGACTTCTCGCCACGCGAGCTGATCCCCAGCGCCGGCGCGATGGACAGTTTGGGAAGATCGATCAAAGAGCGACTCGCCCGGATCGTCAAACGATAG
- the pepF gene encoding oligoendopeptidase F, which yields MHSMTTATLPARDQVNPSDCWDLSSLCQDDSTWEAEFKRLDDQIAIYESFRGRLGESSSTLAEALTFDSQFDRLAERIGTYAFLKTTEDQGNSDSQAMKLRFQNLAVRAGQAASYMRPELLAIDESRMSELVADEKLAPFRLQLERLLRYRPHTLTDNEERLLAMQGEMASAAGNAFRQLNDADLRFGEIEDHEGRKVELSHATFSQMLISPDRKVRRKAFHQYYEQFCNHENTLAATLSGSIQRDVYYARAKNYESSLQAALFPDNVPVDVYDNLISAVRESLPNVHHYLDVRRRKMEIDKIHHYDTYVPILSGVKKHHRWDQAVNVILESLAPLGNEYAGVLEAGLRGRWSDRYPNRGKQSGAFSCGTFDGDPYILMNFKEEVLNDVFTLTHEAGHSMHSWHSARSQPFEYYNYTIFVAEVASTFNEQLLTDYLLKNAADDNERAYLINNELDGIRATVVRQTMFAEFEKITHEMAEAGEPLTVAAFRNVYRELLLAYFGPEFVIDEELERECFRIPHFYRAFYVYKYATGLSAAVALSRRVLEGGQQELDDYLRFLSGGCSKDPLDLLRDAGVDMTQPEPVATTLERFRSLTEELDRLI from the coding sequence ATTCATTCGATGACCACCGCTACATTGCCCGCTCGTGACCAAGTCAACCCCAGCGATTGCTGGGACCTTTCGAGTCTTTGCCAAGACGATTCTACGTGGGAAGCGGAATTCAAGAGACTTGACGACCAAATTGCGATTTACGAAAGCTTTCGCGGACGGCTGGGCGAATCGTCGTCAACCCTTGCCGAAGCGTTGACGTTCGACAGTCAATTTGACCGCCTTGCCGAGCGAATTGGTACGTATGCGTTTTTGAAGACGACTGAAGATCAAGGCAACAGCGATTCGCAAGCGATGAAACTGAGATTTCAAAACTTGGCGGTGCGAGCCGGACAAGCGGCCAGCTACATGCGGCCTGAATTGTTGGCCATCGACGAATCACGCATGAGCGAACTGGTCGCCGATGAAAAACTAGCTCCGTTTCGCTTGCAACTCGAACGCTTGCTGCGTTACCGACCTCATACTTTAACGGACAACGAAGAACGTTTGCTGGCGATGCAGGGTGAGATGGCTTCCGCCGCGGGCAATGCCTTTCGCCAACTCAATGATGCTGATTTACGATTCGGTGAAATCGAAGATCACGAGGGTCGAAAGGTCGAACTATCCCATGCCACCTTTAGCCAAATGTTGATCAGCCCCGATCGCAAGGTTCGCCGCAAAGCGTTTCACCAGTACTACGAACAATTCTGTAACCACGAAAACACACTGGCCGCGACATTGAGCGGCAGCATCCAACGTGATGTGTACTACGCGCGTGCGAAGAATTACGAAAGCAGTTTGCAAGCGGCGTTATTTCCTGACAACGTTCCTGTGGATGTTTACGACAATCTGATTTCCGCGGTGCGTGAATCATTGCCCAATGTGCATCACTACCTTGACGTTCGCCGTCGCAAGATGGAGATCGATAAGATCCACCATTACGACACTTATGTGCCGATTCTGAGCGGAGTCAAGAAACATCATCGCTGGGACCAAGCCGTCAACGTGATCCTAGAATCGTTGGCACCGCTAGGCAACGAATATGCGGGTGTACTCGAGGCGGGACTGCGTGGCCGTTGGTCCGACCGCTACCCCAACCGTGGCAAGCAAAGCGGTGCGTTTTCCTGTGGAACGTTCGATGGTGACCCCTACATTTTGATGAATTTCAAAGAAGAGGTGCTCAACGATGTCTTTACGTTGACCCATGAAGCGGGCCACTCGATGCACAGTTGGCATTCGGCTCGTAGCCAACCGTTCGAGTATTACAATTACACCATTTTTGTGGCGGAGGTGGCCAGCACCTTTAACGAACAATTGTTGACGGATTACTTGCTCAAGAACGCGGCCGATGACAACGAACGCGCGTACTTGATCAACAATGAACTCGATGGCATCCGCGCCACTGTGGTACGACAAACGATGTTTGCGGAGTTCGAGAAGATCACTCATGAAATGGCCGAAGCGGGTGAACCGTTGACGGTAGCCGCATTCCGGAATGTCTATCGCGAACTGTTGCTTGCCTACTTTGGCCCCGAATTCGTCATCGATGAAGAACTCGAACGTGAGTGTTTCCGAATCCCACATTTTTACCGTGCGTTTTACGTGTACAAATACGCGACGGGCTTGAGTGCCGCGGTGGCCCTTTCACGCCGCGTGCTTGAAGGGGGGCAACAGGAACTCGACGATTACTTACGTTTCCTGTCGGGCGGTTGCAGCAAAGATCCGCTCGATTTGTTGCGTGACGCCGGAGTCGACATGACCCAGCCCGAACCGGTCGCGACGACGCTCGAACGATTCCGAAGCTTGACCGAAGAACTCGATCGTTTGATTTAA
- the ypfJ gene encoding KPN_02809 family neutral zinc metallopeptidase: MRWRGRRQSENVEDRRGVSGPAVAGGGAGLLILALIVALLGGDPRNVIQQAQQGQGQAAARGGAELTPAEIEAGEFAKTILADSEDVWFDLFETQLGRQYIPPTLVLFSGTVQSACGGATAASGPFYCPGDQKLYLDTSFFTQLADQLGAPGDFAQAYVIAHEVGHHVQNLLGYTDQVQAVQRTRSKGEGNAASVRLELQADFFAGCMLHHLQKKRQVLEEGDIEEGLRAAAAIGDDRLQQKSRGYVDRESFTHGTSEQRLRWFSLGLRTGDLRQGDTFNTKDL; encoded by the coding sequence ATGCGCTGGCGTGGACGTAGACAGAGCGAAAATGTGGAAGATCGTCGCGGCGTCAGCGGACCTGCCGTCGCTGGCGGAGGTGCGGGATTGTTAATCCTGGCGCTGATCGTGGCGTTGCTTGGTGGTGATCCACGCAATGTGATTCAACAAGCTCAGCAGGGCCAGGGGCAAGCGGCCGCTCGGGGCGGAGCTGAGTTGACGCCCGCCGAGATCGAGGCAGGCGAGTTCGCCAAGACGATTTTGGCCGACAGCGAAGACGTCTGGTTTGACTTGTTTGAAACGCAACTTGGCCGCCAATACATACCTCCCACCTTGGTTTTGTTTAGCGGGACTGTCCAATCGGCGTGCGGCGGCGCCACCGCGGCGTCGGGACCGTTCTACTGTCCCGGAGACCAGAAACTTTATCTGGACACCTCGTTTTTTACTCAGCTAGCGGATCAATTGGGCGCTCCCGGCGATTTCGCTCAAGCCTATGTGATTGCCCACGAGGTGGGGCACCATGTACAAAACCTGTTGGGATATACCGATCAAGTCCAAGCGGTTCAGCGGACCCGTAGCAAAGGCGAAGGGAATGCGGCATCGGTAAGACTCGAGCTACAGGCGGATTTTTTCGCGGGATGTATGTTGCATCACTTGCAAAAGAAGCGACAGGTCCTCGAAGAAGGCGACATCGAAGAGGGGTTACGAGCCGCCGCGGCGATCGGGGATGATCGATTGCAACAAAAGAGCCGGGGTTATGTCGATCGTGAATCCTTTACGCACGGCACAAGCGAGCAACGGTTGCGATGGTTTTCGCTAGGGCTGCGAACCGGGGACCTCCGCCAAGGCGATACTTTTAACACGAAAGATTTGTAA
- the floA gene encoding flotillin-like protein FloA (flotillin-like protein involved in membrane lipid rafts), whose amino-acid sequence MNVLWLAITLFVLFLIAILGFFFVRYGKLWFQAYMSVADVSLMSLIRMHFTKVNPNVIVQAKVMSAQAGLNISRRDGISTRRLEAHYLAGGNVMNVIHAIIAAHRAEIPLDFDQAAAIDLAGRDVLDAVQTSVYPKVIDCPDPSRTGKTTLSAITKNGIELRVRARVTVRTNIEQLIGGATEDTVIARVGEAIISSIGSTTDHFKVLENPDMITRVVLSRGLDAQTAFEIVSIDIADIDVGENIGARLQSDQAEADTRVARAEAESRRAEAIAEEQQMKAKVAENRSQLVLAEAKVPMAMAEAFRGGRISAPTNH is encoded by the coding sequence ATGAATGTACTTTGGTTGGCAATCACGCTATTCGTGCTCTTCCTGATCGCCATTCTTGGCTTCTTCTTCGTTCGCTATGGAAAACTGTGGTTCCAAGCGTACATGTCGGTAGCCGACGTCAGCTTGATGAGCCTGATTCGGATGCATTTCACCAAGGTCAACCCGAATGTGATTGTCCAGGCCAAAGTGATGTCAGCTCAAGCCGGATTGAATATCTCGCGTCGTGACGGGATTAGCACACGGCGTTTGGAAGCTCACTATTTGGCGGGAGGCAACGTGATGAACGTGATCCATGCGATCATTGCGGCCCATCGCGCCGAGATCCCGTTGGATTTTGATCAAGCCGCGGCCATCGACCTGGCGGGACGCGATGTCTTGGACGCCGTACAAACGAGTGTCTATCCCAAAGTGATCGATTGCCCGGATCCAAGTCGCACCGGCAAAACCACGTTGAGCGCAATCACCAAGAACGGTATCGAGCTTCGCGTTCGTGCACGCGTCACCGTCCGCACCAACATCGAACAATTGATTGGGGGTGCGACCGAGGACACCGTGATCGCGCGTGTCGGTGAAGCGATCATCAGTTCGATTGGTTCGACCACGGACCATTTCAAAGTGCTTGAAAATCCCGATATGATCACGCGCGTCGTGCTTTCTCGTGGATTGGATGCGCAAACGGCGTTTGAGATTGTTTCGATCGACATCGCGGATATTGATGTGGGCGAGAACATCGGGGCTCGATTGCAAAGCGATCAAGCCGAAGCGGACACGCGTGTTGCGCGAGCGGAGGCGGAAAGCCGACGTGCCGAAGCCATCGCCGAGGAGCAGCAGATGAAGGCCAAGGTGGCCGAGAATCGGTCTCAATTGGTTTTGGCCGAAGCCAAAGTCCCCATGGCGATGGCCGAGGCGTTCCGCGGCGGACGCATCTCCGCGCCCACCAACCACTAG
- a CDS encoding M28 family peptidase: MVETAKIETQKTHRRPSLRGEHASESPLSTSPQDHNDVAPPKKAGDAHATAPLQDALLRSVLFGVIIVLGLAIVLLVAAIGLGWFDDGGEGTEAPSARPIPARYDANRAFGYLESLCDIGPRPSGSAGMRQQQELLTRFFRDAGAEVSMQTFEIRHPESGENVSLANLIASWNADQAKRYLFCAHYDTRPFPDRDAQNPKGIFVGANDGASGTAALMELANQMSDLPSDIGVDLVLFDAEEFVFEQGRDDYFLGSTFFAEKYAAAPPPQPYQAGILLDMVGDKELKIYYENNSLKYARSLARSVWDVADRLGVRAFVPRSRHTIEDDHLPLNEIAKIPTIDIIDFDYPRPGYGVTSYWHTENDIPENCSGESLVAVVWVVHEWLLSQSETKR, encoded by the coding sequence ATGGTAGAAACCGCCAAGATCGAAACTCAAAAAACTCACCGCCGGCCTAGTCTGAGAGGTGAGCATGCGTCGGAATCGCCCCTTTCCACTTCCCCCCAGGATCACAACGACGTGGCCCCTCCTAAAAAAGCTGGCGACGCACACGCCACTGCTCCCCTTCAAGATGCATTATTACGTTCGGTCTTGTTTGGCGTCATCATCGTTCTGGGGCTGGCCATTGTGCTCCTTGTCGCGGCGATCGGGCTTGGTTGGTTTGATGATGGGGGCGAAGGGACCGAAGCTCCGTCGGCGCGACCGATTCCAGCTCGCTATGACGCCAATCGCGCATTCGGCTACCTGGAGTCGTTGTGCGACATTGGGCCTCGCCCGTCGGGCTCCGCGGGAATGCGTCAGCAACAAGAATTGTTAACGCGATTCTTTCGCGATGCGGGTGCGGAGGTTTCGATGCAAACGTTTGAGATCCGGCATCCTGAGTCAGGCGAGAATGTCTCGCTGGCGAATTTAATTGCCAGCTGGAATGCCGACCAAGCCAAGCGGTACTTGTTTTGCGCCCACTACGATACGCGTCCCTTTCCCGACCGTGACGCCCAAAACCCCAAGGGAATCTTCGTCGGAGCTAACGATGGCGCCAGCGGGACGGCGGCATTAATGGAACTGGCAAATCAAATGAGCGACCTCCCGTCGGACATCGGCGTCGATCTGGTTTTATTTGATGCCGAAGAGTTTGTTTTTGAACAAGGTCGTGACGACTACTTTCTAGGCTCGACGTTCTTTGCCGAGAAGTATGCTGCAGCGCCACCGCCACAGCCTTACCAAGCGGGCATTCTATTGGACATGGTCGGCGACAAAGAACTGAAAATCTACTACGAAAACAACAGTTTGAAGTACGCCCGCAGCTTGGCGCGTAGCGTCTGGGATGTGGCGGACCGACTCGGGGTGCGAGCGTTCGTACCGCGCAGTCGGCACACGATCGAGGACGACCACCTGCCGCTCAATGAGATTGCCAAAATTCCGACGATCGACATCATTGACTTCGATTACCCGCGTCCTGGATACGGGGTAACATCGTATTGGCATACCGAAAACGATATTCCCGAGAACTGTAGCGGCGAATCGCTGGTCGCGGTCGTGTGGGTCGTTCACGAATGGCTTTTGAGCCAATCCGAAACGAAGCGATAA
- a CDS encoding SlyX family protein codes for MADQSELTQRLIELEIQLAHVQRAYDHLNEVVTEQAMRQDRMHAALKSMKEKMSELKAGKESTQDPLDEKPPHY; via the coding sequence ATGGCCGACCAATCAGAGCTAACACAACGCTTGATTGAACTTGAAATTCAGCTCGCGCATGTTCAACGTGCCTACGACCATTTGAACGAGGTGGTCACTGAACAAGCGATGCGCCAGGATCGAATGCACGCCGCTTTGAAGTCGATGAAGGAAAAAATGTCGGAATTGAAGGCCGGTAAGGAATCGACTCAAGATCCGCTCGATGAAAAGCCGCCTCACTATTGA
- a CDS encoding DEAD/DEAH box helicase family protein yields MPDIRFRGQLRPSQVEVARIAREQLAAGKRRLHIVAPPGSGKTVMGLYIWAHLVGKPALVLSPNSAIQAQWAARTDWFEHRHGMDLSPLISTDARAPGILTSLTYQAVTLPARATEFTEERATQWWMQSLVEKGQASSEAEADAWIEGLRVHNPDFYKDRLASFRRRIRKDDALGGHAMALLHRASLDALVRLRDYGVGLLILDECHHLMGHWGRVLEEVSDYLGDPVIVGLTATPPDRDSRESEDSQRYDRFLGEIDFEVPVPAVVKDGYLAPYQDLAYFVRPTEKELQFIASADQQFAELVEKLCEPCAVSSEPGALILRPPESLIDWLVRVLGEKQLPTYRASDWRGFYVRDPGFVTSAVWFLKSRKIELPVDVPELLPSEDPEPQRLITLIDRYTRHYLRRSPHSGDHQTAIRAVDRLRMLGIQITDAGARGCASPVSRVIAYTRNKTRAVVPILTREAEVLGSDLRAVVIADFEKTSAISSEVAHLLDAEAGGAVAAFRMLLEDAKTNLLDPILLTGSSVLVDADLADALMSEANRWLEDRAIHVELSYSIQGAFHELNGRGSDWCPRIYVEMITELFQRGTTRCLVGTRGLLGEGWDANTVNVLVDLSTVTTSMTVNQLRGRSIRLDPKRPRKLANNWDVVCIAPEFSKGLDDYRRFLRKHETLFGICDDGAIEKGVGHVHAAFTELKPELVDGSVSELNTDMLARAGQRSEVYERWQIGRSYGARPIRAVEIGACRAKFAHGYPPFEKSATLWDRHRLVSAISEAVLAALLETSQLSRTPILRVNEREGGYVRVYLANATQQEADVFAVAIREVLGPLSSPRYVIPRAVDVPINRFAPRWLPQPIRQFFERRERQQCMLHAVPSSLASNRERVAIFEKHWNTRVSPGAAIFVKNERGEQVVIEAIRNDVTPATLVHDKEMFL; encoded by the coding sequence TTGCCCGACATTCGCTTTCGAGGTCAACTGCGGCCGTCTCAAGTCGAGGTCGCCAGGATCGCGCGTGAGCAACTCGCCGCAGGCAAACGGCGATTGCATATCGTCGCTCCTCCGGGAAGTGGCAAAACGGTGATGGGCCTTTATATCTGGGCCCATTTGGTTGGCAAACCTGCTCTGGTGCTCTCACCGAATTCCGCCATTCAAGCTCAATGGGCCGCTCGAACCGATTGGTTCGAGCATCGCCACGGGATGGATCTCTCGCCGCTGATCAGCACCGATGCACGGGCTCCAGGAATCTTGACGTCGTTGACCTATCAAGCCGTCACCTTGCCCGCTCGTGCTACCGAGTTCACCGAGGAACGGGCAACCCAGTGGTGGATGCAATCGTTGGTCGAAAAGGGGCAAGCAAGTAGCGAGGCGGAAGCGGACGCGTGGATCGAGGGGCTGCGTGTTCATAATCCTGATTTCTATAAAGATCGACTCGCTTCCTTTCGGCGACGAATTCGCAAAGATGACGCCCTTGGCGGCCACGCGATGGCACTTCTTCACCGCGCGTCGCTCGATGCGCTGGTTCGACTGCGTGATTATGGAGTCGGTTTGTTGATTTTAGATGAGTGTCATCATTTGATGGGGCACTGGGGGCGCGTCTTAGAGGAGGTGAGCGATTATTTAGGCGATCCCGTGATCGTTGGTTTGACCGCGACGCCTCCCGATCGCGACTCTCGAGAGAGTGAGGACAGCCAGCGATACGATCGTTTTTTGGGTGAGATTGATTTCGAAGTTCCGGTCCCTGCGGTCGTCAAGGACGGCTACCTAGCTCCCTATCAAGATCTCGCCTATTTCGTTCGCCCGACCGAAAAGGAGCTTCAGTTCATTGCGTCCGCAGACCAACAATTTGCAGAACTCGTTGAAAAACTCTGTGAACCGTGTGCGGTTTCCAGCGAACCGGGGGCTTTGATACTGCGGCCGCCTGAATCGTTGATCGATTGGCTGGTTCGCGTTCTTGGTGAAAAGCAGCTTCCCACCTATCGAGCGTCCGATTGGCGAGGCTTTTATGTGCGTGACCCTGGGTTCGTCACCTCGGCGGTGTGGTTTTTGAAATCGCGAAAGATTGAGCTCCCTGTCGATGTGCCAGAGTTGTTGCCGTCCGAGGATCCTGAGCCGCAGCGTTTGATCACGTTGATCGATCGCTACACGCGACACTACCTTCGCCGCTCGCCCCACAGCGGAGACCATCAAACCGCCATTCGTGCCGTTGATCGATTGCGGATGCTGGGCATTCAGATCACGGACGCTGGAGCACGTGGGTGTGCATCCCCGGTCTCACGCGTGATCGCCTATACCCGTAATAAGACGCGAGCGGTTGTGCCAATCTTGACTCGCGAGGCGGAGGTTCTGGGTTCCGATTTGCGAGCCGTTGTGATCGCCGACTTTGAGAAAACGTCGGCGATTAGCTCCGAGGTGGCCCACTTGTTGGACGCAGAGGCCGGCGGTGCGGTCGCGGCGTTTCGAATGCTGCTTGAGGATGCCAAGACGAATTTGCTCGATCCGATCCTGCTAACCGGTTCGTCGGTGCTGGTTGACGCCGATCTGGCGGACGCCTTGATGAGCGAAGCGAACCGTTGGCTTGAAGATCGTGCAATCCATGTTGAACTTTCCTATTCAATTCAAGGCGCGTTTCACGAATTAAACGGTCGCGGCAGCGATTGGTGCCCTCGAATTTATGTGGAAATGATTACCGAGCTGTTTCAGCGAGGAACCACGCGTTGTTTGGTCGGCACCCGCGGATTGCTGGGGGAGGGTTGGGACGCCAACACCGTGAATGTGCTGGTGGATTTATCGACCGTGACCACGTCGATGACGGTTAACCAATTGCGTGGTCGTTCGATTCGTCTCGACCCCAAGCGGCCTCGAAAGCTGGCTAACAATTGGGACGTTGTCTGCATCGCACCGGAGTTCAGCAAGGGCTTGGATGATTATCGCCGTTTTTTGCGCAAGCATGAAACGTTATTTGGAATCTGCGACGACGGGGCGATTGAAAAGGGGGTCGGGCATGTGCATGCCGCCTTTACCGAACTGAAACCTGAGCTCGTCGATGGAAGCGTATCGGAATTGAACACCGACATGCTCGCCCGCGCCGGGCAAAGATCCGAGGTGTACGAGCGATGGCAGATTGGAAGGTCGTATGGTGCACGGCCAATTCGTGCCGTTGAAATTGGGGCGTGTCGAGCCAAATTCGCCCACGGATATCCACCCTTTGAAAAGTCAGCGACGCTTTGGGACCGGCACCGTTTGGTGTCGGCAATCAGCGAAGCGGTGCTCGCTGCCCTGCTTGAAACCTCACAACTTTCTAGAACGCCGATATTGCGCGTCAACGAGCGAGAGGGTGGTTATGTGCGAGTCTATCTCGCCAATGCCACCCAACAGGAGGCTGATGTTTTCGCTGTCGCGATCCGTGAAGTGCTCGGTCCGTTGTCGAGCCCGCGGTACGTGATCCCGCGAGCGGTTGATGTGCCAATCAATCGTTTCGCTCCTCGCTGGCTGCCACAGCCGATTCGCCAATTCTTTGAACGCCGCGAGCGCCAACAATGCATGCTGCACGCGGTGCCAAGTTCGCTGGCGTCGAATCGCGAACGGGTCGCCATTTTTGAAAAGCATTGGAACACCAGGGTGAGTCCCGGCGCCGCAATTTTTGTGAAGAACGAGAGGGGCGAACAAGTGGTCATCGAGGCGATACGCAACGACGTCACTCCGGCGACGCTGGTTCACGATAAGGAGATGTTTTTATAG
- a CDS encoding DUF6868 family protein — MSIAELANFLGWCTLINFGILACAAASLLMIGKSVAKFHHRLFAIPPTDLPKAYFNYLANYKLLIIVFNLVPYLALRIMGTS, encoded by the coding sequence ATGAGTATCGCCGAATTAGCAAACTTCCTGGGTTGGTGCACGCTGATCAACTTTGGCATCTTGGCCTGCGCCGCGGCATCGCTGCTGATGATCGGCAAATCGGTAGCAAAATTCCACCACCGATTGTTCGCCATCCCCCCCACCGACCTGCCGAAAGCTTACTTCAACTACCTGGCAAACTACAAACTCTTGATCATCGTCTTCAACCTCGTCCCGTACCTAGCCCTTCGCATCATGGGAACCTCCTAA
- a CDS encoding MBL fold metallo-hydrolase, whose amino-acid sequence MANLTFCGAAGTVTGSCSLIESGGKQFLVDCGLFQGTKTTQSLNYKPFPFDASKVDFLLLTHAHIDHSGLLPKLVRAGFRGKIFATGATCDLLEFMLRDSAWIQESNTERLNVKREQKGQDLLEPIYTMEDAEQTFRQLERIEYEEWFTPDEGIRSRLWNAGHLLGSASVEVQVDETGDTIHLLFSGDLGPDEKAFHLAPDAPTGYDYVICESTYGDRDRDDYTLEKRREMMREELTLGLKRGGNIIIPSFAVERSQELLHDIGVLISSGEIPEAEVYIDSPLARKVTEVFIQHAHELDDIEVDAAKIFRHRRFHIVQSVEESKAINRIKSGAIIISASGMCNAGRIKHHLKNNIWRHESTILFVGYQAPGTLGHIITSGAKRVRIYGKEYKVDAAIRKLGNYSAHADQGELVDWVKERGPVRGALFLNHGDEEARSVMRDLLHKRGMDREKIFLPHFDETFELKAHNAPVLVSHPTPRLDESEIARDWNNDYVQFLLDLDDKLQSLQDTHERSKLMHRLAETLDGPRM is encoded by the coding sequence ATGGCCAATCTGACGTTTTGTGGTGCAGCGGGCACGGTGACGGGATCCTGTTCCTTGATCGAAAGTGGCGGCAAGCAATTCTTAGTGGACTGTGGCTTGTTCCAAGGAACGAAAACAACCCAGAGTCTGAACTACAAACCGTTTCCATTCGATGCATCGAAGGTTGACTTTTTACTTCTGACCCATGCCCACATCGATCATTCGGGGTTACTGCCAAAGTTAGTCCGAGCGGGCTTTCGTGGCAAAATTTTTGCGACCGGCGCTACCTGTGACTTGCTTGAGTTCATGCTGCGTGATTCCGCTTGGATTCAAGAATCCAACACCGAGCGTTTGAACGTCAAACGTGAGCAGAAAGGCCAAGATTTGCTTGAACCGATTTATACGATGGAGGATGCCGAACAAACGTTCCGTCAACTTGAGCGAATCGAATACGAAGAATGGTTCACTCCGGACGAGGGAATTCGCAGTCGCTTGTGGAATGCGGGTCACTTGCTCGGTTCTGCATCGGTCGAAGTTCAAGTCGATGAAACGGGAGATACGATTCACCTGTTGTTTTCGGGTGATTTAGGTCCCGACGAAAAGGCGTTCCACCTCGCTCCCGACGCACCGACGGGATACGACTACGTGATTTGCGAAAGCACCTACGGCGATCGTGATCGCGATGACTATACGCTCGAAAAGCGTCGAGAAATGATGCGTGAGGAATTAACCCTCGGGCTTAAACGCGGTGGCAATATTATTATCCCTTCGTTTGCGGTCGAACGCAGCCAAGAGTTGCTGCACGACATCGGCGTTTTGATTTCCAGCGGCGAAATCCCCGAAGCCGAGGTTTATATCGATTCACCGCTGGCTCGCAAGGTCACCGAGGTTTTCATCCAACATGCTCACGAACTGGATGATATCGAAGTCGATGCCGCAAAGATCTTTCGGCATCGACGCTTTCATATTGTGCAAAGTGTCGAGGAAAGCAAGGCGATTAACCGCATCAAGAGTGGAGCGATCATCATCTCCGCCAGCGGCATGTGCAATGCCGGACGGATCAAACATCATCTTAAGAACAATATTTGGCGGCATGAATCGACAATTTTGTTTGTCGGCTATCAAGCCCCCGGGACACTCGGACACATCATCACCAGCGGTGCGAAACGCGTTCGAATCTATGGAAAGGAGTACAAAGTAGACGCGGCGATTCGCAAACTGGGCAACTATTCTGCACACGCCGATCAAGGGGAGCTGGTGGATTGGGTGAAGGAGCGTGGCCCCGTACGGGGAGCGTTGTTCTTGAATCACGGCGACGAGGAAGCGCGTAGCGTGATGCGTGATTTATTGCACAAGCGTGGAATGGATCGCGAAAAAATCTTCCTGCCGCATTTCGACGAAACCTTCGAACTCAAAGCACACAACGCCCCCGTGCTCGTGTCGCATCCCACGCCGCGTTTGGACGAATCCGAAATCGCTCGCGATTGGAATAATGACTATGTCCAATTCTTGCTCGATTTAGATGACAAACTCCAATCGCTGCAGGATACGCACGAGAGAAGCAAACTGATGCACCGATTGGCGGAAACCCTCGACGGGCCTCGGATGTAA